In Eriocheir sinensis breed Jianghai 21 chromosome 29, ASM2467909v1, whole genome shotgun sequence, a single genomic region encodes these proteins:
- the LOC127004854 gene encoding 40S ribosomal protein S6-like, whose product MKLNVSYPATGCQKLFEFDDEKKVRIFNEKRMGQEVESDTLGDEWKGYVLRITGGNDKQGFPMKQGVLTNNRVRLLLSKGHSCYRPRRTGERKRKSVRGCIVDSNLSVLALVIVKKGDGEIPGLTDGSVPRRLGPKRASKIRKLFNLSKQDDVRQYVIKRPLAGKEGKKPKTKAPKIQRLITPVVLQRKRHKKALKRQRAVKNKEEKADYAKLLAVRQKEAKEKRQEEIRRRRSSMRDSKSSEKSK is encoded by the exons ATGAAG TTGAACGTGTCCTACCCCGCCACGGGGTGCCAGAAGCTCTTTGAGTTTGATGATGAGAAGAAGGTTCGCATCTTCAATGAGAAGCGTATGGGCCAGGAGGTGGAGTCCGACACCCTGGGCGATGAATGGAAGGGCTACGTCCTGCGCATCACTGGCGGCAATGACAAGCAGGGCTTCCCCATGAAGCAGGGCGTCCTCACCAACA ACCGTGTGCGTCTGCTGCTGTCTAAGGGCCACTCGTGCTACCGTCCCCGCCGCACCGGTGAGCGCAAGAGGAAGTCTGTGCGCGGCTGCATCGTGGACTCCAACCTGTCTGTGTTGGCCCTTGTCATCGTCaagaagggagatggg GAGATCCCTGGGCTGACCGACGGCTCCGTGCCCCGCCGCCTGGGCCCCAAGCGTGCCTCCAAGATCCGCAAGCTGTTCAACCTGAGCAAGCAGGACGATGTGCGTCAGTATGTGATCAAGCGCCCCCTCGCcggcaaggaggggaagaaacCCAAGACCAAGGCACCCAAGATCCAGCGCCTCATCACCCCCGTGGTGCtgcag CGTAAGAGACACAAGAAGGCCCTGAAGAGGCAGCGTGCCgtcaagaacaaggaggagaaggctgACTACGCCAAGCTGCTGGCCGTTAGGCAGAAGGAGGCCAAGGAGAAGAGGCAGGAGGAGATCCGTCGCCGCCGCTCCTCCATGCGAGACTCCAAGTCCTCTGAGAAGTCTAAATAA